A single region of the Thioalkalivibrio nitratireducens DSM 14787 genome encodes:
- the nth gene encoding endonuclease III has translation MNATKRRAIFERLRARNPAPTTELEYRTPFELLVAVILSAQATDVGVNRATRGLFAAANTPEAMLHLGLDGLKSHIRTIGLYNAKAENILKACEILVRDHRSEVPRDRAALEALPGVGRKTANVVLNTAFGEPTIAVDTHIFRVANRTGLAPGKTPLEVEHKLLRFTPAEFRKEAHHWLILHGRYTCRARRPLCGECVIMDLCEFRNKTPAG, from the coding sequence GTGAATGCCACGAAGCGGCGCGCGATCTTCGAGCGCCTGCGCGCGCGCAACCCGGCACCGACCACGGAACTCGAATACCGCACGCCGTTCGAACTGCTGGTGGCGGTGATCTTGTCGGCGCAGGCGACCGATGTCGGCGTAAACCGCGCCACGCGTGGGCTGTTCGCCGCCGCGAACACCCCCGAGGCCATGCTGCACCTGGGACTCGACGGGCTGAAATCCCACATCCGCACGATCGGGCTGTACAACGCCAAGGCCGAGAACATCCTGAAGGCCTGCGAAATCCTGGTGCGCGACCATCGCAGCGAGGTTCCACGGGACCGCGCGGCGCTGGAGGCGCTGCCGGGAGTCGGCCGCAAGACCGCAAACGTGGTGCTGAACACCGCGTTTGGGGAACCCACCATCGCGGTGGACACCCATATCTTCCGGGTGGCGAACCGGACCGGGCTAGCGCCCGGCAAGACGCCGCTGGAGGTCGAACACAAACTGCTGCGGTTCACGCCGGCGGAGTTCCGCAAGGAAGCCCATCACTGGCTGATCCTGCACGGCCGCTACACCTGCCGGGCCCGACGTCCGCTCTGCGGCGAGTGCGTGATCATGGATCTCTGCGAATTCCGCAACAAGAC